One window from the genome of Pyrobaculum ferrireducens encodes:
- a CDS encoding ParA family protein, producing the protein MRKIKTAAVYSLDGGVGKTTLATVMSIAKGFTLVIDADWEKAELSQLFRVPRRPGWVAPFLRGQPYLHQVNPTLYVLPGYDAVELYQKDQSVVRELELALLEWIEYLPEFVDRQKLPVDTVVIDTTPALRVELLQAMQKLGLYTVFVGDGRMLSKVSDVKAEQYNKYTGFASAVVINQIDRTEVLQARRITPYVLRHVGHIRQYHADSVAAAILRDRENRRSVEELLTKIKS; encoded by the coding sequence ATGCGGAAAATTAAAACCGCCGCCGTCTACTCCCTCGACGGCGGCGTCGGCAAGACCACCCTAGCCACCGTGATGTCAATAGCCAAAGGCTTCACCCTCGTCATAGACGCAGACTGGGAGAAGGCCGAGTTGAGCCAGCTCTTCAGAGTCCCCAGGAGACCCGGCTGGGTCGCGCCCTTTCTAAGGGGACAGCCGTATCTGCACCAGGTAAACCCCACCCTATACGTGCTCCCCGGCTACGACGCCGTTGAGCTGTACCAGAAGGACCAGTCGGTGGTGAGGGAGCTGGAGCTGGCGCTTCTTGAGTGGATTGAGTACCTCCCCGAATTCGTCGACAGACAGAAGTTACCAGTCGACACCGTCGTCATCGACACCACCCCGGCTCTCAGAGTAGAGCTTCTGCAAGCCATGCAGAAGCTTGGGTTGTACACAGTGTTTGTGGGGGACGGCCGTATGCTCAGCAAAGTGTCTGATGTCAAGGCCGAGCAGTACAACAAGTACACCGGCTTCGCGTCGGCTGTTGTCATCAACCAGATAGACAGGACGGAGGTGTTGCAGGCGAGGCGCATAACCCCATACGTGTTGAGACACGTGGGCCACATACGTCAGTACCACGCGGACAGCGTAGCCGCCGCCATTCTGCGGGATAGAGAAAACCGCCGTTCGGTGGAGGAGTTGTTAACTAAAATCAAAAGCTAA